A stretch of the Deltaproteobacteria bacterium genome encodes the following:
- a CDS encoding sulfide/dihydroorotate dehydrogenase-like FAD/NAD-binding protein: MFEIAEKKQLSHTVSLFRIKAPQIAKKRKAGQFIIIRLNEHGERIPLTIVDSDAAEGTISIISQEVGKTTSLLGALEKGDSIMDVVGPLGRPTHIENFGTAVCVGGGIGAAPVYPIAKALKAAGNKVISIIGARTKEILILEDEMKKTSDELYVTTDDGSYGHHGFVTQVLQKFIDEKRKIDIVVGIGPIPMMKAVCNVTRSHKIHTVVSLNPIMVDGTGMCGTCRVTIGGKNQFVCVDGPEFDGHEVDFDELIRRNRSYLKEEKMAMEEATYHEGARCYDRSGS, translated from the coding sequence TTGTTTGAGATAGCAGAGAAAAAACAGCTTTCACACACTGTGTCGCTTTTCAGGATTAAGGCGCCGCAGATTGCAAAGAAAAGAAAGGCAGGCCAGTTTATTATCATCAGGCTAAATGAGCACGGCGAGAGGATACCGTTAACCATTGTTGACTCTGATGCAGCAGAAGGGACAATTAGCATCATATCCCAGGAGGTTGGGAAGACCACTTCACTGCTCGGCGCGCTTGAAAAGGGTGACAGCATAATGGACGTTGTGGGCCCGCTTGGCAGGCCAACCCATATAGAAAATTTCGGCACAGCAGTCTGCGTGGGCGGAGGCATAGGCGCTGCGCCTGTATATCCCATTGCAAAGGCATTAAAGGCAGCGGGCAACAAAGTTATTTCCATAATAGGCGCAAGAACAAAAGAGATTTTAATCCTTGAGGATGAGATGAAAAAGACAAGCGATGAGCTTTATGTGACAACAGATGACGGCAGTTATGGCCATCACGGATTTGTAACGCAGGTACTTCAGAAATTCATAGATGAAAAGAGGAAGATTGATATTGTCGTAGGCATAGGTCCTATTCCTATGATGAAGGCGGTTTGCAATGTGACAAGGTCGCACAAAATTCACACAGTAGTCAGCTTGAACCCGATTATGGTGGATGGCACAGGCATGTGCGGCACTTGCAGGGTAACAATAGGCGGGAAGAACCAGTTTGTCTGCGTTGACGGCCCTGAGTTTGACGGCCATGAGGTTGACTTTGACGAACTCATAAGGAGAAACAGAAGCTATCTCAAAGAAGAAAAAATGGCAATGGAAGAAGCCACCTACCATGAAGGCGCAAGGTGTTATGATAGGAGCGGAAGCTGA
- the gltA gene encoding NADPH-dependent glutamate synthase yields the protein MDPKEIKERMKIPKQPMPEQEPKERVRNFYEVPYGYTAELAIEEAKRCIQCKNPLCIGGCPVNIDIPWFIRLIAEGKFVEAARKLKETNGLPAVCGRVCPQEDQCEKTCIVGKKGQPVSIGRLERFAADYEREHAEVVIPDMPKWTGKKAAVVGAGPAGLTVAGDLVKKGHKVTVFEALHVAGGVLMYGIPEFRLPKKIVESEVEYLKKMGVEIICNAVVGKLETIDELLSNGYDAVFVGTGAGLPIFMNIPGENLIGVYSANEYLTRVNLMRAYQFPEFDTPVLRGKRVVVIGGGNTAMDSARTAMRLCPEEVTIVYRRSREELPARVEEVHHGEEEGLKFMLLTNPIRFIGDDEGRLKKIECIKMELGEPDESGRKRPVPVKGSEFQIEVDVAIIAIGNGANPLIPQTTPDIKLNKWGNITINQDTGRTSKKGVFSGGDIVRGGATVILAMGDGRKAADSMHEYMTTGIW from the coding sequence ATGGATCCAAAAGAAATTAAAGAACGGATGAAGATACCCAAACAGCCGATGCCTGAGCAGGAGCCGAAGGAAAGGGTAAGGAATTTCTACGAGGTGCCTTACGGATACACGGCCGAGCTTGCAATAGAAGAGGCAAAGCGGTGCATCCAATGTAAGAACCCTTTGTGCATCGGCGGATGCCCTGTAAATATTGATATACCGTGGTTTATAAGGCTTATCGCAGAAGGCAAGTTTGTTGAGGCCGCAAGAAAGTTAAAGGAGACAAACGGCCTGCCGGCAGTATGCGGCAGAGTCTGTCCTCAGGAAGATCAGTGCGAAAAGACTTGCATAGTCGGTAAAAAGGGGCAGCCGGTATCAATCGGAAGGCTTGAAAGGTTTGCCGCAGACTACGAAAGGGAGCATGCCGAGGTGGTAATACCTGATATGCCGAAGTGGACAGGAAAGAAGGCGGCTGTTGTGGGCGCAGGCCCGGCAGGCCTTACAGTGGCAGGAGACCTCGTTAAAAAAGGGCACAAGGTTACTGTGTTTGAGGCGCTCCATGTCGCTGGCGGGGTTTTGATGTATGGCATACCTGAGTTCAGGCTGCCCAAAAAGATTGTTGAGTCCGAGGTTGAGTATCTTAAAAAGATGGGTGTTGAGATTATATGCAATGCGGTTGTCGGAAAACTTGAGACAATCGACGAACTTTTATCAAATGGCTATGATGCAGTATTCGTAGGCACAGGCGCGGGCCTGCCGATCTTCATGAACATACCCGGAGAAAATCTCATAGGCGTTTATTCTGCAAATGAATATCTTACAAGGGTAAACCTGATGCGCGCATATCAGTTCCCTGAGTTTGACACGCCTGTGCTGCGGGGCAAGAGGGTGGTTGTAATAGGCGGCGGAAATACTGCAATGGATTCTGCGCGGACAGCGATGAGGCTCTGTCCTGAAGAAGTGACAATTGTTTACCGTCGTTCAAGGGAAGAGCTGCCCGCAAGGGTTGAAGAGGTCCATCATGGAGAGGAAGAGGGTTTAAAATTCATGCTGCTTACCAATCCAATCAGATTTATAGGCGACGATGAAGGAAGGCTCAAAAAAATTGAATGTATAAAAATGGAACTTGGAGAGCCTGATGAATCTGGCAGAAAAAGGCCTGTGCCTGTAAAGGGTTCCGAATTCCAGATAGAAGTGGATGTTGCAATCATTGCGATAGGCAATGGCGCAAATCCGCTTATCCCTCAAACAACCCCTGACATCAAGCTTAATAAATGGGGCAACATAACCATCAATCAGGATACAGGCAGGACGAGCAAAAAGGGCGTATTCTCAGGCGGCGATATCGTGCGCGGCGGAGCCACAGTCATCCTTGCAATGGGCGACGGCAGGAAGGCGGCAGATTCTATGCACGAGTATATGACAACAGGGATATGGTAA
- a CDS encoding beta-1,6-N-acetylglucosaminyltransferase yields the protein MTTKENMTEQLISTQKEKLNFDAPSGQIQIAYFILVHRFPEQFKRLFKAIYHPENYYLIHLDKKTSLEIYDDIQDFLANFLNAYILESENVVWGGYSMVQAELSGIKYLLDINAEWDFFVNLSGQDFPLKSQDFIRDFLGKNKGNNFIKIANQATDRPETMNRIENYFVETDTGFSGVPYKRAYLKDVISYIGGQWMILTRECCEFICNSGEVKKFEDYYLHTLIPDESFFQTVMMNTSFNGKIMNDDKRAIIWIPDIGIKLRSKIFTESDTKSLIASGKIKLRPKTFITQDLSFLLSSNALFARKFDENIDSNILDVMESNFHIYN from the coding sequence ATGACAACAAAAGAAAATATGACCGAACAACTTATTTCAACACAAAAAGAAAAATTAAATTTTGACGCCCCAAGTGGACAAATACAGATTGCCTACTTCATTTTGGTTCATCGCTTTCCCGAACAGTTTAAAAGACTTTTTAAAGCCATTTACCACCCAGAAAATTACTATTTAATCCATTTAGACAAAAAAACTAGCTTAGAAATTTATGATGACATTCAAGATTTTTTAGCGAATTTTTTAAACGCATATATATTAGAGAGTGAGAATGTAGTTTGGGGCGGATATAGTATGGTTCAAGCTGAATTAAGTGGCATCAAATACCTTTTAGATATCAATGCTGAATGGGATTTTTTTGTCAACCTTAGCGGACAAGATTTTCCGCTTAAATCCCAAGATTTTATTCGTGATTTTCTTGGTAAAAACAAGGGGAATAATTTTATTAAAATTGCAAATCAGGCTACGGATAGACCAGAAACCATGAACCGCATTGAAAATTATTTTGTAGAAACAGACACTGGGTTTTCGGGAGTTCCTTACAAAAGGGCTTATCTTAAAGATGTTATTTCCTACATTGGTGGACAATGGATGATTTTGACAAGGGAATGTTGTGAATTCATTTGTAATAGTGGTGAGGTGAAAAAGTTTGAGGATTACTATCTTCATACGTTAATACCAGATGAATCGTTCTTTCAGACAGTGATGATGAATACCTCATTTAACGGAAAAATAATGAATGACGACAAAAGAGCTATCATTTGGATACCAGACATAGGCATTAAACTTCGCTCGAAAATCTTTACGGAGAGTGACACTAAATCTTTAATCGCAAGTGGAAAAATCAAACTACGCCCAAAAACTTTTATAACACAGGATCTTTCATTTCTACTCTCAAGTAATGCACTCTTTGCTCGTAAATTTGATGAAAATATAGACTCAAACATCTTGGACGTCATGGAGTCAAATTTTCATATTTACAACTAA
- a CDS encoding ABC transporter permease: MKIHRIAAIVIRHLYLYKRSLPRLMEVFYWPFLDLVIWGFISIYLARFKDALPDFAAFLIGALILWDILFRSQQGLSVSFLEDMWARNLLNIFVSPISPVEYITSLMLVSIVKLLLAASVMVLFAWLFYSFNLFLIGLSLIPLILNLVVMGWVLGIVTMGLILRFGQEAEVLAWAVAFLFQPVSAVFYPVAVLPPFLQTIAGFIPSSHIFEGMRAVINSGGFPAHEIFLATGLNLIYIIASFIFFHWNFGIVKKKGLLAKVGE; the protein is encoded by the coding sequence ATGAAGATTCACAGAATAGCGGCCATTGTTATACGGCATCTCTATCTTTACAAGAGAAGCCTCCCAAGACTCATGGAGGTATTCTACTGGCCTTTTCTGGACCTCGTGATCTGGGGTTTTATATCAATTTACCTTGCAAGATTTAAAGACGCGCTTCCGGACTTTGCAGCCTTTCTCATCGGGGCGCTTATACTATGGGACATATTATTCAGGTCTCAGCAGGGATTGTCAGTATCTTTTCTTGAAGATATGTGGGCAAGGAACCTGTTAAATATCTTTGTAAGCCCCATAAGCCCTGTGGAGTATATTACATCGCTGATGCTGGTAAGCATTGTAAAGCTTCTTCTTGCCGCATCCGTTATGGTTCTCTTTGCATGGCTGTTTTATTCTTTTAACCTTTTCCTAATCGGCCTATCCCTGATTCCGCTGATACTTAATCTGGTGGTTATGGGATGGGTGCTCGGAATTGTTACAATGGGCCTGATACTCAGGTTCGGCCAGGAGGCTGAAGTCCTGGCATGGGCTGTTGCCTTTCTTTTTCAGCCTGTATCAGCAGTATTTTATCCAGTGGCAGTGCTGCCGCCATTTCTTCAAACCATTGCCGGATTTATACCCTCATCCCACATATTCGAAGGTATGCGCGCAGTTATCAATAGCGGCGGCTTTCCCGCCCATGAAATATTCCTGGCAACAGGATTGAATTTAATATACATAATCGCCTCATTCATATTTTTCCACTGGAATTTTGGCATCGTAAAGAAAAAGGGGCTTCTTGCAAAGGTTGGGGAGTGA
- a CDS encoding ABC transporter ATP-binding protein — translation MQINPIIEVSSLTKTFNGNKAVDNISFEVYQGEILGLLGPNGAGKTTTLQMLLGLTTPTSGDIMIFGLDISHHREKILQDVNFSSSYISMPYSLTIMENLIVFARLYGVKNPKEKIAGLLKDFEIEDIKDRVVRSLSTGQITRVCLVKALLNDPKILFLDEPTASLDPDIADKTRRLLKKIQKEKGLSILYTSHNMKEMEEMSDRIIFLDKGKIIAAGRPEEVLTKFKVENLEDVFIKIARGV, via the coding sequence ATGCAGATAAATCCAATCATAGAAGTAAGCAGTTTAACAAAGACTTTTAACGGAAATAAGGCCGTTGATAATATCTCCTTTGAAGTATACCAGGGTGAGATACTCGGCCTTTTGGGTCCAAATGGCGCAGGAAAGACCACAACCCTCCAAATGCTCCTCGGTCTCACAACACCCACATCAGGGGATATTATGATATTTGGTTTAGATATTTCACATCACAGGGAGAAGATACTTCAGGATGTAAACTTTTCCTCAAGCTATATTTCCATGCCGTATTCGCTTACAATCATGGAAAATCTTATTGTGTTTGCAAGACTCTACGGAGTAAAAAACCCAAAGGAAAAGATTGCCGGGCTGCTAAAGGATTTTGAGATAGAAGATATTAAGGACAGGGTCGTGAGGAGTCTTTCAACAGGTCAGATTACAAGGGTCTGTCTTGTGAAGGCGCTTTTGAATGACCCGAAGATATTATTCCTTGATGAACCTACTGCAAGCCTTGACCCTGATATTGCAGATAAGACAAGAAGGCTTCTAAAGAAGATCCAAAAAGAAAAGGGATTGTCAATCCTGTATACATCCCACAATATGAAAGAGATGGAAGAGATGAGCGACAGGATTATATTCCTTGATAAGGGAAAAATCATTGCCGCAGGCAGGCCCGAGGAAGTTCTCACAAAATTCAAGGTTGAAAATCTTGAAGATGTGTTTATAAAGATTGCGAGGGGAGTATGA
- a CDS encoding Crp/Fnr family transcriptional regulator → MSTESLCLICYCKIKENTLFSDLTDEQLEIFKDAVTTSFYNKRDVIFIEGGQCPGFYVVKSGRVKLLKTSKDGKEQIIKILQPGELIGMETFYNGKRYANTAMAMDDCELCFIEKNAFFRIIEGHPSIAKKIIVALSKELDHAYSKIGSMGLMNAREKMAHLLYTLSKEYGIAEKGKIKLNLSLSRLEIAELLGITQETAIRLLKSFKDEGIIEIKRKEIIIKSLAKLEALGE, encoded by the coding sequence ATGTCTACTGAGTCGCTTTGTCTTATATGTTACTGCAAGATCAAGGAGAATACGCTCTTTTCCGACCTTACGGATGAGCAGCTTGAAATTTTTAAGGATGCTGTTACGACATCATTTTACAATAAAAGAGATGTGATATTTATAGAGGGAGGTCAATGCCCAGGTTTTTATGTTGTAAAATCAGGAAGGGTAAAGCTCTTGAAAACTTCAAAAGACGGCAAGGAGCAGATTATAAAGATACTTCAGCCGGGTGAGCTTATTGGGATGGAGACATTTTATAACGGCAAGAGATATGCCAATACAGCCATGGCAATGGATGACTGCGAACTCTGTTTCATAGAAAAAAATGCGTTTTTCAGGATAATTGAGGGGCATCCTTCAATTGCAAAAAAGATAATTGTTGCCTTAAGCAAGGAACTTGACCATGCCTATTCAAAGATAGGAAGCATGGGTCTTATGAATGCGAGGGAGAAGATGGCCCATCTCCTCTATACCTTATCAAAGGAATATGGCATTGCAGAAAAGGGAAAGATAAAATTAAACCTTTCCCTGTCAAGGCTTGAAATAGCGGAGCTTTTGGGGATAACACAGGAAACAGCCATTCGTCTTTTAAAGAGCTTCAAAGACGAGGGTATAATTGAAATAAAGAGGAAAGAGATTATTATAAAATCCCTTGCAAAGCTTGAGGCGCTAGGTGAGTAA
- a CDS encoding KUP/HAK/KT family potassium transporter translates to MPNRDTHHPVKGIINSLGVVFGDIGTSPIYTLTVIFLITKPTAANVIGILSLVVWTLIILVTIEYAWLATSLSRKGEGGTIVLQGILVRFLKSGRQAAFVSLLSFIGISLLIGDGVITPAISILSAVEGILLIPGFESIGNNVLIIIAGAISIILFSFQQRGTEKVAGIFGPVMFVWFLVLTISGVLSIIHVPSVVKAVNPYYAINFMAHNGIAGFFVLSEVILCATGGEALYADMGHLGRLPIVRAWYFVFTAIVLNYLGQGAFLIQHPEAKNVLFEMIFSQAQMLYIPFLILTIMATIIASQAMISGMFSVVYQGIITHILPMFKVDYTSREMRSQIYIGAVNWFLLFSVIFIMFEFKESARLAAAYGLAVTGTMALTGIMMTWIFYLKHRYIKAAVATFVTAVDVIFLVSNMYKIPHGGYWSLIIAAVPFIIILIYTKGQKRLYRALRPLDMEVFLTSYKQIYNECPKIKGTALFFTKSTDVVHPYIVHTMFRNNIVYEDNIFLSLIILHEPFGISGSFSGELASGLRSFVIQMGYMEVVDVEDILKKAGINEKTIFYGLEDITTTNIIWKMFSVIKKLTPTFVKFYKLPGNKLHGVVTRIEI, encoded by the coding sequence ATGCCTAATAGAGATACCCACCATCCGGTCAAAGGAATAATAAATTCACTTGGCGTTGTCTTTGGAGATATCGGCACAAGCCCTATCTACACACTCACGGTTATTTTCCTCATTACAAAACCCACAGCAGCCAATGTGATAGGTATCCTTTCTCTTGTTGTCTGGACACTGATAATTCTTGTAACTATTGAATATGCCTGGCTTGCCACAAGCCTGAGCAGGAAAGGTGAGGGAGGCACCATTGTGCTCCAGGGAATACTTGTCCGCTTTCTTAAATCCGGCAGGCAGGCGGCATTTGTTTCGCTCCTCTCATTTATCGGAATTTCTTTGCTTATTGGCGATGGGGTTATAACCCCTGCCATAAGCATACTCAGCGCCGTTGAAGGCATACTTCTCATCCCCGGCTTTGAATCAATTGGAAACAATGTCCTCATTATTATCGCAGGTGCAATCTCTATTATCCTCTTCTCATTTCAGCAAAGGGGAACAGAAAAGGTCGCCGGGATATTCGGACCAGTAATGTTCGTCTGGTTTCTTGTATTAACAATATCAGGTGTTCTATCAATAATACATGTTCCGTCTGTAGTTAAGGCTGTAAATCCTTATTATGCAATAAATTTTATGGCACACAATGGAATAGCCGGATTCTTTGTGCTTTCTGAAGTAATTTTGTGCGCTACCGGCGGCGAGGCATTATATGCAGACATGGGGCATCTTGGCAGGTTGCCCATTGTCAGGGCGTGGTATTTTGTATTTACTGCCATTGTTCTGAACTACCTGGGGCAAGGTGCGTTTCTCATCCAGCATCCGGAGGCAAAAAATGTGTTGTTTGAAATGATATTCAGCCAGGCGCAAATGCTCTACATCCCGTTTCTCATTCTCACCATCATGGCAACCATCATAGCGTCGCAGGCAATGATTAGCGGCATGTTCTCGGTAGTGTATCAGGGGATTATTACCCATATCCTCCCCATGTTTAAGGTGGATTACACATCTCGGGAGATGCGGTCGCAAATATATATCGGCGCTGTCAACTGGTTTCTGCTTTTCTCCGTCATCTTCATTATGTTTGAATTCAAAGAGTCTGCGCGTCTTGCCGCGGCATACGGCCTTGCAGTAACAGGGACAATGGCTCTTACAGGCATAATGATGACATGGATATTCTATCTGAAGCATAGATATATAAAAGCCGCTGTCGCAACCTTCGTTACGGCAGTGGATGTCATTTTTCTTGTTTCAAACATGTACAAAATTCCCCATGGCGGGTATTGGTCCCTCATCATAGCCGCAGTGCCGTTCATCATTATTCTCATCTATACCAAAGGCCAGAAAAGGCTTTATCGTGCGCTCCGCCCTCTTGATATGGAAGTCTTTCTTACAAGCTACAAGCAAATATATAATGAATGCCCGAAGATAAAGGGAACGGCTCTATTCTTTACAAAAAGTACGGATGTGGTTCATCCCTATATCGTCCATACGATGTTTAGAAACAACATCGTATATGAAGATAATATTTTCCTCTCTCTTATTATATTGCATGAACCCTTTGGCATTTCAGGCTCGTTTAGCGGCGAACTTGCATCTGGACTTCGATCATTTGTGATTCAGATGGGATACATGGAGGTAGTTGATGTGGAGGATATACTGAAAAAAGCGGGAATAAACGAAAAAACAATATTCTACGGCCTTGAGGATATAACAACCACAAACATTATCTGGAAGATGTTTTCTGTTATTAAAAAGCTCACGCCTACTTTCGTCAAGTTCTACAAACTTCCGGGCAACAAGCTCCATGGTGTGGTTACAAGGATTGAGATATAA